The following coding sequences are from one Aliarcobacter skirrowii CCUG 10374 window:
- a CDS encoding cation:proton antiporter, translating to MEKILLIITICTIIMTAPVFAKILKIPVVVIEIGLGLLCGYLGLIYDDEILQLIAKFGFIYLMFLAGLEINFKLVNVIKATLATNVVMYFVLLYSLSGLICWLFDLGLTYFVALPIFSLGMLMMLIKEYGKEQPWLNLALSIGVVGEVVSILAITLFSGWTEFGLSGRFVTSIFTIFAVVVVTILLLRFSYMIFWWFPELKQYLIPDSEKDKHDQDIRFSLSLLLIMVSIMLLLKIDVVLGAFTAGLFFKMFFYQREELLHKIESFGFGFFAPIFFIYTGSTVKLDMITFDILLHSIFIMSAIVAIRLISSYLVFVKYLKPKNTLLFALSDSMPLTFMVAIAMISYNYGLINQAEYFSFIIASLLDGLLLMIIIRKLYRFFKIDEEEIVINR from the coding sequence ATGGAGAAAATTCTTTTAATAATAACAATTTGTACAATAATAATGACAGCTCCTGTATTTGCAAAGATTTTAAAAATACCAGTTGTTGTTATTGAGATAGGTTTAGGATTGTTGTGTGGATATTTAGGTCTTATTTATGATGATGAGATTTTACAACTTATTGCAAAATTTGGATTTATTTATCTTATGTTTTTAGCTGGTTTAGAGATAAATTTCAAACTTGTAAATGTAATAAAAGCAACATTAGCAACAAATGTAGTTATGTATTTTGTTCTATTATACTCACTATCAGGTCTTATTTGTTGGTTGTTTGATTTAGGATTAACTTATTTTGTAGCACTTCCTATATTTTCACTTGGAATGCTTATGATGCTTATAAAAGAGTATGGAAAAGAGCAACCTTGGTTAAATTTAGCACTATCTATTGGGGTTGTTGGAGAGGTTGTTAGCATCTTAGCAATTACACTTTTTAGTGGATGGACAGAGTTTGGTTTAAGTGGAAGATTTGTAACTTCAATTTTTACAATTTTTGCCGTAGTTGTAGTTACAATTTTACTTCTTAGATTTTCATATATGATTTTTTGGTGGTTTCCTGAGCTAAAACAGTATTTGATTCCAGATAGTGAAAAAGATAAACATGACCAAGATATTAGATTCTCTTTATCTTTATTGCTAATTATGGTTTCAATTATGTTGCTTCTTAAAATCGATGTTGTTTTAGGAGCCTTTACAGCTGGATTATTCTTTAAGATGTTTTTTTATCAAAGAGAAGAGTTGCTACATAAAATAGAGTCTTTTGGATTTGGTTTTTTTGCACCTATATTTTTTATATATACAGGTTCAACTGTAAAACTTGATATGATCACTTTTGATATACTTCTTCATTCAATATTTATTATGAGTGCAATTGTAGCAATTAGATTAATAAGTTCATATTTAGTTTTTGTAAAGTATTTAAAACCAAAAAATACACTTCTTTTTGCATTAAGTGATTCAATGCCACTTACATTTATGGTTGCAATTGCAATGATCTCATATAATTATGGACTTATTAATCAAGCTGAATACTTCTCTTTTATTATTGCAAGTTTATTAGATGGATTACTTTTAATGATAATTATAAGAAAATTATATAGATTTTTTAAAATTGATGAGGAAGAAATTGTAATTAATAGATAG
- the soxC gene encoding sulfite dehydrogenase, which translates to MKNSEVLDTNKKSITTSATTSRRDFFKKTAIYSAGALSAASVLSPVSLKADDPAIINEAPWGQKLGDPVDKNLYGLPSPYEHNNIRRTHNLLSSGDAYASISMCPIHESEGIITPNGLFFTRNHGGTAHVDPNQFRLMIHGKVKREVVLTLEDIKRYPSETRTYFIECPANGSPEWRGPQFNSLQFMKGMMSSAQWTGVMLKTILDDIGLEKDAVWMLAVGSDNASNPRTIPVEKALDDVMVVWGQNGEALRPEQGYPIRLVVPGWEGNLNTKWLNRLEFSDKPWHAKEETSKYTMLQKSGKAIRFFWVNEVNSVITKPCPEKPWTSLKKGDMVEIEGLAWSGHGTIKGVDISFDGGDNWVEAKLKGLVLPKSWTRFSYIYKWDGKPLLLSSRAYDDFGNIQPTIDEETSAVGVESVYHRNAIVTWEITEKGECNNVQIRKHHKA; encoded by the coding sequence TTGAAAAATAGTGAAGTTTTAGATACAAATAAAAAATCTATAACTACTAGTGCCACTACTAGTAGAAGGGATTTTTTTAAAAAGACTGCTATATACTCTGCTGGAGCTTTAAGTGCTGCTAGTGTATTGTCACCTGTTTCTTTAAAAGCAGATGATCCCGCAATAATAAATGAAGCACCATGGGGACAAAAACTAGGAGATCCAGTAGACAAAAATCTATATGGTCTTCCTTCTCCGTATGAGCATAATAATATTAGAAGAACTCATAATCTTCTATCTTCAGGTGATGCTTATGCATCAATTTCTATGTGTCCAATTCATGAAAGTGAAGGAATAATAACTCCAAATGGACTATTCTTTACAAGAAATCATGGAGGAACAGCGCATGTTGATCCAAATCAATTTAGATTGATGATTCATGGTAAAGTAAAAAGAGAAGTTGTTTTAACTTTAGAGGATATTAAAAGATATCCAAGTGAAACAAGAACTTATTTTATAGAGTGTCCAGCAAATGGAAGCCCTGAATGGAGAGGACCACAATTTAATAGTTTACAATTTATGAAAGGTATGATGAGTAGTGCCCAATGGACTGGAGTTATGCTTAAAACTATTTTAGATGATATTGGTTTAGAAAAAGATGCTGTTTGGATGTTGGCTGTTGGAAGTGATAATGCATCAAATCCAAGAACAATTCCAGTTGAAAAAGCACTTGATGATGTTATGGTTGTGTGGGGACAAAATGGTGAGGCTTTAAGACCTGAACAAGGTTATCCAATAAGACTTGTTGTTCCAGGATGGGAAGGAAATTTAAATACTAAATGGCTAAATAGATTAGAGTTTAGCGATAAACCATGGCATGCAAAAGAGGAGACTTCAAAATATACAATGCTTCAAAAATCAGGAAAAGCAATTAGATTTTTCTGGGTAAATGAAGTAAACTCTGTAATTACAAAACCATGTCCTGAAAAGCCTTGGACAAGCTTGAAAAAAGGTGATATGGTTGAGATTGAAGGACTTGCTTGGAGTGGTCATGGAACAATTAAAGGTGTTGATATATCTTTTGATGGTGGAGATAATTGGGTTGAAGCAAAACTTAAAGGTTTAGTTTTACCAAAATCTTGGACTAGATTTAGTTATATTTATAAATGGGATGGAAAACCTCTATTATTATCAAGCCGAGCTTATGATGATTTTGGAAATATTCAACCTACAATTGATGAAGAGACAAGTGCAGTTGGAGTTGAGTCAGTTTATCACAGAAATGCAATAGTAACTTGGGAAATCACAGAAAAAGGAGAGTGTAATAATGTTCAAATTAGAAAACATCACAAAGCTTAA